Proteins from a single region of Salvelinus sp. IW2-2015 unplaced genomic scaffold, ASM291031v2 Un_scaffold3467, whole genome shotgun sequence:
- the LOC112075916 gene encoding ataxin-7-like protein 3 isoform X3 has product MKMEDMSLSGLDNTKLEALAQDIYSDLVEDACLGLCFEVHRAVKQGYFFLDDTDQESMKDFEIVDQPGVDIFGQVYNQWKNKECVCPNCNRSIAASRFAPHLEKCLGMGRNSSRIANRRIASSNNMNNKSESDQEDNDDVNDNDWSYGSEKKAKKRKSDKVFLHSLKQHVPLNPNSPRRSKSVKHKNGELSNSVNADPYKYNYNTGINYETLGPDELRSLLTTQCGVISEHTKKMCTRSSLXDADTMVESDCYDASDGQVLMSRLQWDGSSDISPSDSASSKASTNNSDSKKPKKKKTSLGLNSTGGGGGGSGSGGGSSSQSSLVGLSNRKKKPKLPVPPAPSIYDNLN; this is encoded by the exons ATGAAAATGGAGGATATGTCTCTGTCGGGCCTGGACAACACCAAGCTAGAG GCCTTGGCTCAGGACATCTACTCGGACCTGGTGGAGGACGCCTGTTTGGGCCTGTGTTTCGAGGTGCATCGTGCTGTcaaacagggctacttcttcctGGATGACACGGACCAAGAAAGCATGAAGGACTTCG AAATCGTTGACCAACCAGGAGTGGACATTTTCGGGCAAGTGTACAATCAGTGGAAAAACAAGGARTGTGTGTGTCCSAACTGCAACCGGAGCATTGCTGCGTCCCGCTTTGCCCCTCATCTGGAGAAATGCTTGGGCATGGGGCGCAACAGCAGCCGCATCGCCAACCGCAG AATAGCAAGCAGTAACAACATGAACAACAAATCAGAGAGTGATCAGGAAGACAATGATGACGTCAATGACAATGACTGGTCGTATGGCTCAGAAAAAAAAG CTAAGAAGAGAAAGTCAGATAAGGTATTTTTACATTCTTTGAAACAACATGTACCTTTG AATCCAAATTCACCCAGAAGATCAAAATCTGTAAAGCATAAAAATG GGGAGCTTAGTAATAGTGTCAATGCAGATCCATACAAG TACAACTATAACACTGGCATCAATTACGAAACTTTAGGCCCTGACGAACTGAGGTCTCTGTTGACAACA CAATGTGGAGTGATCTCGGAGCACACCAAGAAGATGTGCACCAG GTCGTCTCTGCYYGATGCAGACACGATGGTGGAGAGTGACTGCTACGACGCCTCAGACGGACAGGTTCTCATGAGTCGCCTACAGTGGGACGGATCCTCAGACATCTCCCCCTCCGATTCAGCCTCCTCCAAAGCCA GCACGAACAACTCAGACTCTAAGAAGCCCAAAAAGAAGAAGACGTCTCTTGGCCTAAACagcacaggaggaggagggggcggcAGTGGGAGTGGAGGGGGCAGTAGCTCCCAGAGTAGTCTAGTAGGCCTATCCAACAGAAAGAAGAAGCCCAAGCTTCCTGTTCCCCCTGCCCCCAGTATCTATGACAACCTAAACTAG
- the LOC112075916 gene encoding ataxin-7-like protein 3 isoform X2 — protein MKMEDMSLSGLDNTKLEALAQDIYSDLVEDACLGLCFEVHRAVKQGYFFLDDTDQESMKDFEIVDQPGVDIFGQVYNQWKNKECVCPNCNRSIAASRFAPHLEKCLGMGRNSSRIANRRIASSNNMNNKSESDQEDNDDVNDNDWSYGSEKKAKKRKSDKNPNSPRRSKSVKHKNGELSNSVNADPYKYNYNTGINYETLGPDELRSLLTTQCGVISEHTKKMCTRSQRCPQHTDEQRRAVRVFLLGPSASSLXDADTMVESDCYDASDGQVLMSRLQWDGSSDISPSDSASSKASTNNSDSKKPKKKKTSLGLNSTGGGGGGSGSGGGSSSQSSLVGLSNRKKKPKLPVPPAPSIYDNLN, from the exons ATGAAAATGGAGGATATGTCTCTGTCGGGCCTGGACAACACCAAGCTAGAG GCCTTGGCTCAGGACATCTACTCGGACCTGGTGGAGGACGCCTGTTTGGGCCTGTGTTTCGAGGTGCATCGTGCTGTcaaacagggctacttcttcctGGATGACACGGACCAAGAAAGCATGAAGGACTTCG AAATCGTTGACCAACCAGGAGTGGACATTTTCGGGCAAGTGTACAATCAGTGGAAAAACAAGGARTGTGTGTGTCCSAACTGCAACCGGAGCATTGCTGCGTCCCGCTTTGCCCCTCATCTGGAGAAATGCTTGGGCATGGGGCGCAACAGCAGCCGCATCGCCAACCGCAG AATAGCAAGCAGTAACAACATGAACAACAAATCAGAGAGTGATCAGGAAGACAATGATGACGTCAATGACAATGACTGGTCGTATGGCTCAGAAAAAAAAG CTAAGAAGAGAAAGTCAGATAAG AATCCAAATTCACCCAGAAGATCAAAATCTGTAAAGCATAAAAATG GGGAGCTTAGTAATAGTGTCAATGCAGATCCATACAAG TACAACTATAACACTGGCATCAATTACGAAACTTTAGGCCCTGACGAACTGAGGTCTCTGTTGACAACA CAATGTGGAGTGATCTCGGAGCACACCAAGAAGATGTGCACCAG GTCCCAGCGGTGCCCCCAGCACACGGACGAACAGAGGAGGGCCGTCAGGGTGTTCCTCCTGGGGCCGTCCGC GTCGTCTCTGCYYGATGCAGACACGATGGTGGAGAGTGACTGCTACGACGCCTCAGACGGACAGGTTCTCATGAGTCGCCTACAGTGGGACGGATCCTCAGACATCTCCCCCTCCGATTCAGCCTCCTCCAAAGCCA GCACGAACAACTCAGACTCTAAGAAGCCCAAAAAGAAGAAGACGTCTCTTGGCCTAAACagcacaggaggaggagggggcggcAGTGGGAGTGGAGGGGGCAGTAGCTCCCAGAGTAGTCTAGTAGGCCTATCCAACAGAAAGAAGAAGCCCAAGCTTCCTGTTCCCCCTGCCCCCAGTATCTATGACAACCTAAACTAG
- the LOC112075916 gene encoding ataxin-7-like protein 3 isoform X4: MKMEDMSLSGLDNTKLEALAQDIYSDLVEDACLGLCFEVHRAVKQGYFFLDDTDQESMKDFEIVDQPGVDIFGQVYNQWKNKECVCPNCNRSIAASRFAPHLEKCLGMGRNSSRIANRRIASSNNMNNKSESDQEDNDDVNDNDWSYGSEKKAKKRKSDKNPNSPRRSKSVKHKNXLLGPKPCCRSGSSXXAVER, translated from the exons ATGAAAATGGAGGATATGTCTCTGTCGGGCCTGGACAACACCAAGCTAGAG GCCTTGGCTCAGGACATCTACTCGGACCTGGTGGAGGACGCCTGTTTGGGCCTGTGTTTCGAGGTGCATCGTGCTGTcaaacagggctacttcttcctGGATGACACGGACCAAGAAAGCATGAAGGACTTCG AAATCGTTGACCAACCAGGAGTGGACATTTTCGGGCAAGTGTACAATCAGTGGAAAAACAAGGARTGTGTGTGTCCSAACTGCAACCGGAGCATTGCTGCGTCCCGCTTTGCCCCTCATCTGGAGAAATGCTTGGGCATGGGGCGCAACAGCAGCCGCATCGCCAACCGCAG AATAGCAAGCAGTAACAACATGAACAACAAATCAGAGAGTGATCAGGAAGACAATGATGACGTCAATGACAATGACTGGTCGTATGGCTCAGAAAAAAAAG CTAAGAAGAGAAAGTCAGATAAG AATCCAAATTCACCCAGAAGATCAAAATCTGTAAAGCATAAAAATG YATTGCTGGGGCCAAAGCCTTGTTGCAGATCAGGAAGCTCCRTGCRTGCYGTTGAGAGATGA
- the LOC112075916 gene encoding ataxin-7-like protein 3 isoform X1, whose translation MKMEDMSLSGLDNTKLEALAQDIYSDLVEDACLGLCFEVHRAVKQGYFFLDDTDQESMKDFEIVDQPGVDIFGQVYNQWKNKECVCPNCNRSIAASRFAPHLEKCLGMGRNSSRIANRRIASSNNMNNKSESDQEDNDDVNDNDWSYGSEKKAKKRKSDKVFLHSLKQHVPLNPNSPRRSKSVKHKNGELSNSVNADPYKYNYNTGINYETLGPDELRSLLTTQCGVISEHTKKMCTRSQRCPQHTDEQRRAVRVFLLGPSASSLXDADTMVESDCYDASDGQVLMSRLQWDGSSDISPSDSASSKASTNNSDSKKPKKKKTSLGLNSTGGGGGGSGSGGGSSSQSSLVGLSNRKKKPKLPVPPAPSIYDNLN comes from the exons ATGAAAATGGAGGATATGTCTCTGTCGGGCCTGGACAACACCAAGCTAGAG GCCTTGGCTCAGGACATCTACTCGGACCTGGTGGAGGACGCCTGTTTGGGCCTGTGTTTCGAGGTGCATCGTGCTGTcaaacagggctacttcttcctGGATGACACGGACCAAGAAAGCATGAAGGACTTCG AAATCGTTGACCAACCAGGAGTGGACATTTTCGGGCAAGTGTACAATCAGTGGAAAAACAAGGARTGTGTGTGTCCSAACTGCAACCGGAGCATTGCTGCGTCCCGCTTTGCCCCTCATCTGGAGAAATGCTTGGGCATGGGGCGCAACAGCAGCCGCATCGCCAACCGCAG AATAGCAAGCAGTAACAACATGAACAACAAATCAGAGAGTGATCAGGAAGACAATGATGACGTCAATGACAATGACTGGTCGTATGGCTCAGAAAAAAAAG CTAAGAAGAGAAAGTCAGATAAGGTATTTTTACATTCTTTGAAACAACATGTACCTTTG AATCCAAATTCACCCAGAAGATCAAAATCTGTAAAGCATAAAAATG GGGAGCTTAGTAATAGTGTCAATGCAGATCCATACAAG TACAACTATAACACTGGCATCAATTACGAAACTTTAGGCCCTGACGAACTGAGGTCTCTGTTGACAACA CAATGTGGAGTGATCTCGGAGCACACCAAGAAGATGTGCACCAG GTCCCAGCGGTGCCCCCAGCACACGGACGAACAGAGGAGGGCCGTCAGGGTGTTCCTCCTGGGGCCGTCCGC GTCGTCTCTGCYYGATGCAGACACGATGGTGGAGAGTGACTGCTACGACGCCTCAGACGGACAGGTTCTCATGAGTCGCCTACAGTGGGACGGATCCTCAGACATCTCCCCCTCCGATTCAGCCTCCTCCAAAGCCA GCACGAACAACTCAGACTCTAAGAAGCCCAAAAAGAAGAAGACGTCTCTTGGCCTAAACagcacaggaggaggagggggcggcAGTGGGAGTGGAGGGGGCAGTAGCTCCCAGAGTAGTCTAGTAGGCCTATCCAACAGAAAGAAGAAGCCCAAGCTTCCTGTTCCCCCTGCCCCCAGTATCTATGACAACCTAAACTAG
- the LOC112075916 gene encoding ataxin-7-like protein 3 isoform X5 gives MKMEDMSLSGLDNTKLEALAQDIYSDLVEDACLGLCFEVHRAVKQGYFFLDDTDQESMKDFEIVDQPGVDIFGQVYNQWKNKECVCPNCNRSIAASRFAPHLEKCLGMGRNSSRIANRRIASSNNMNNKSESDQEDNDDVNDNDWSYGSEKKAKKRKSDKNPNSPRRSKSVKHKNVLE, from the exons ATGAAAATGGAGGATATGTCTCTGTCGGGCCTGGACAACACCAAGCTAGAG GCCTTGGCTCAGGACATCTACTCGGACCTGGTGGAGGACGCCTGTTTGGGCCTGTGTTTCGAGGTGCATCGTGCTGTcaaacagggctacttcttcctGGATGACACGGACCAAGAAAGCATGAAGGACTTCG AAATCGTTGACCAACCAGGAGTGGACATTTTCGGGCAAGTGTACAATCAGTGGAAAAACAAGGARTGTGTGTGTCCSAACTGCAACCGGAGCATTGCTGCGTCCCGCTTTGCCCCTCATCTGGAGAAATGCTTGGGCATGGGGCGCAACAGCAGCCGCATCGCCAACCGCAG AATAGCAAGCAGTAACAACATGAACAACAAATCAGAGAGTGATCAGGAAGACAATGATGACGTCAATGACAATGACTGGTCGTATGGCTCAGAAAAAAAAG CTAAGAAGAGAAAGTCAGATAAG AATCCAAATTCACCCAGAAGATCAAAATCTGTAAAGCATAAAAATG TTTTAGAGTAG